A genomic stretch from Petrimonas mucosa includes:
- a CDS encoding glycosyltransferase yields the protein MRRTHVLIVRSEKYKEYLLEKFNVNRESIIVPMGINTSMIEEIDRDEKEKLREEYTLKKPFTGIYFGAMSKGRKVDFVIDILHEVNKRANNLDFLIVGGNEDDIERLSSYTQNKELNLHFTGTVPREKLFKLLQIADFSISAIPPIERFIISSPTKVFESMALKCPVLANKEIIEQNEAITQSEGGVLLNYNKEEYVDTIFQILDGKFNLKNMGDKGYQYVIQNRSYEKMAARIIEELEKQE from the coding sequence ATGAGAAGAACACACGTTTTGATTGTGAGGAGTGAAAAATATAAAGAGTATTTATTAGAAAAATTTAATGTAAATAGAGAAAGTATAATTGTACCAATGGGAATAAACACTTCCATGATTGAAGAAATTGACCGTGATGAAAAGGAGAAACTGAGAGAAGAATATACCTTGAAAAAACCTTTCACTGGTATCTACTTTGGAGCTATGAGCAAGGGTAGAAAGGTGGATTTTGTTATCGACATACTACATGAAGTAAATAAAAGAGCCAATAATTTAGATTTCTTAATTGTTGGTGGAAATGAAGATGATATAGAAAGATTATCAAGCTACACACAGAACAAAGAGCTTAATCTCCATTTTACAGGAACAGTCCCAAGAGAGAAATTATTTAAATTATTGCAAATAGCAGACTTTTCCATATCAGCTATTCCACCCATAGAGAGATTTATAATTTCCTCACCTACAAAGGTATTCGAGAGTATGGCCTTGAAATGTCCTGTGTTGGCAAATAAAGAAATTATTGAGCAAAATGAAGCTATCACACAATCAGAAGGAGGAGTCTTACTTAATTATAATAAAGAGGAGTATGTTGATACAATTTTTCAAATTTTGGATGGGAAATTTAATTTAAAAAATATGGGAGATAAAGGATATCAGTATGTTATTCAAAACAGAAGCTATGAAAAAATGGCTGCGAGAATCATTGAAGAATTAGAAAAACAGGAATAA
- a CDS encoding EpsG family protein, whose protein sequence is MLQSFIVYGFLGFSMWWFGTIAARRERINLRAGRKTPFLTWEIIIPLLFFAFISGVRWKVGTDHQSYLEGYRVLLNGFEPKREIEGLFLYISKVFANLNIHFSIWFGFWAFVQIIFLYLAFKNERYLLPFIGIVIVLGGYYLGWMNGIRQTIAACMFVFSIQFINSRKPLHYFLTIFIATLFHRSAALLFIFYFIPQRDYLKNRYINLLLLLCAIIIGSNPFWIGIMDNTEGLLQFIGYERYADKLDYYMFERQREMNLGPRRISRILLGALIIWYHPHLKKLYANTNYQAYFNLGLVGILFHNLFANTATVFLRPIGYFTIFLIPTTAYLLYYLKHSKIRGINLVYIFVFLIAISYIFFAIIADSRLGDTDWTNYKFYWDYT, encoded by the coding sequence ATGTTGCAAAGTTTTATAGTATATGGTTTTTTAGGTTTTTCGATGTGGTGGTTTGGTACTATTGCAGCGAGACGAGAGCGAATTAATTTACGTGCAGGACGTAAAACGCCATTTCTGACTTGGGAAATAATTATTCCTTTGTTATTTTTTGCTTTTATCTCTGGGGTAAGATGGAAAGTCGGAACAGACCATCAAAGTTATTTAGAAGGTTACAGAGTTTTACTTAACGGATTTGAGCCAAAAAGAGAAATTGAAGGTCTATTTTTGTATATTTCTAAAGTATTTGCAAATCTAAATATACATTTTTCCATTTGGTTTGGTTTTTGGGCATTTGTCCAGATTATCTTTCTCTATTTGGCATTTAAAAATGAAAGGTATTTACTTCCATTTATTGGTATAGTCATAGTATTAGGGGGTTATTACTTAGGCTGGATGAACGGCATAAGACAAACTATTGCAGCATGTATGTTTGTCTTTAGCATTCAATTTATTAATAGTCGAAAACCGTTACATTATTTTCTAACTATTTTCATAGCTACCCTCTTCCATAGGTCTGCAGCATTATTATTCATTTTTTATTTTATACCTCAAAGAGACTACCTCAAAAATAGATACATAAATCTATTACTATTATTATGTGCAATTATTATTGGTTCAAATCCTTTCTGGATTGGTATTATGGACAACACAGAAGGATTGTTGCAATTTATTGGATATGAAAGATATGCTGATAAACTAGACTATTATATGTTCGAAAGGCAAAGAGAAATGAACTTGGGTCCTCGTCGTATATCAAGGATCCTCCTCGGAGCTTTGATTATATGGTATCATCCGCATTTAAAAAAACTGTATGCTAACACCAACTACCAAGCTTACTTTAATCTTGGTCTAGTAGGCATATTGTTTCATAATCTTTTTGCAAATACTGCTACTGTTTTCTTGCGACCAATAGGATACTTTACGATTTTTTTAATTCCTACTACAGCATATCTTCTTTATTATTTGAAGCATTCAAAAATTAGAGGAATTAATTTGGTATATATTTTTGTGTTTTTAATAGCAATTTCGTATATATTTTTTGCTATTATTGCAGATAGCCGTCTAGGAGATACTGATTGGACTAATTATAAGTTTTATTGGGACTATACATAA
- a CDS encoding GNAT family N-acetyltransferase translates to MNKLVFKKYEFNNKFSLLELLAFKWKHLKTRELKNKFEWRYEQNPYNKNNPFIYVALNGEQVVGFRAFVIQHFMLRNVLYKVFNPADAIVHPDFRRMGIFSKLNEAFLTDLQHETNAIVLNTSSNNLSTPGNLKQGWQSINYCNRYGFKINLLLTFKNLFGISRKHNNQFEEIIRKYKDNKLIFTTQLRINDIVTLNRKNRNINVITHYRDQSFYNWRYAYPNQNNYFAYYYEEEKLIGYIIFSKRSKFQFMIEEYIAPTRNIFKRLMCFSSRYFRISIIRSHVFSQNEKQKFKSIGFIFEPLKLMTTIGKIRLPFLVRPISLYPTDNNFLIDNHIDIRDSANWDFAQSAIH, encoded by the coding sequence ATGAATAAACTAGTATTTAAAAAATATGAGTTTAATAACAAATTTTCTTTGTTAGAACTTTTGGCGTTTAAGTGGAAACACCTAAAGACCAGGGAATTAAAAAATAAATTCGAATGGCGTTACGAACAGAATCCATATAATAAAAACAATCCATTTATTTATGTAGCTCTTAATGGTGAACAAGTTGTTGGTTTCAGAGCTTTCGTAATCCAGCATTTTATGTTAAGAAATGTTCTTTATAAAGTCTTTAATCCTGCTGATGCTATTGTACATCCTGATTTCAGAAGAATGGGAATATTCTCTAAATTAAACGAAGCTTTTCTAACTGATTTGCAACATGAAACAAATGCCATTGTATTAAACACATCATCTAATAATTTATCTACACCGGGTAATTTGAAACAAGGATGGCAATCAATAAATTATTGTAACAGATATGGTTTCAAAATAAATCTCTTATTAACTTTCAAAAATCTATTTGGTATTTCCAGGAAGCATAATAATCAATTTGAAGAGATTATTAGAAAGTATAAAGACAATAAATTGATTTTTACAACACAATTACGAATTAATGATATTGTAACTTTGAATCGTAAAAACAGAAATATCAATGTAATAACTCATTATCGAGATCAATCATTCTATAATTGGCGATATGCTTATCCTAATCAAAACAACTATTTCGCATATTATTATGAAGAAGAAAAATTAATTGGTTATATAATCTTTAGCAAAAGATCAAAATTTCAATTCATGATTGAAGAATACATTGCCCCGACCAGAAATATTTTCAAAAGATTAATGTGTTTTAGTTCCCGGTATTTTAGAATCTCAATAATACGGAGTCATGTTTTCTCTCAAAATGAAAAACAAAAATTTAAAAGTATCGGGTTCATTTTCGAACCGTTAAAACTAATGACTACAATAGGAAAGATTAGGCTACCATTTTTAGTACGTCCTATAAGCCTATATCCAACCGACAATAATTTCTTAATAGATAACCATATAGATATTCGTGATTCTGCTAACTGGGACTTTGCACAATCTGCAATACACTAA
- a CDS encoding polysaccharide deacetylase family protein yields the protein MKLLPNIILNFHAIKDPHWFEDILKIIKRFYNPISYEDIENYYLQGKKINHACHITFDDGHISFYKTVFPLLKKYNISASIFVSPKVISERINFWFQEISDYDFDILNSIINNRFEFKSFEAIPVKTKLKRLKINEIWNVIYEYQKQTSTQSKSCVNMNLNQIKEVYQSGLVHIGAHTMNHPILKNESVDTVEYEISTSITGLSYLLDAPIHSFAYPNGKPGFDFGGREIDILKKNGIKLAFSTIERTFKNDDDLYRIPRSGFEGGSIPYIYLKLLSGGNLDILKKMLNKKNDILYR from the coding sequence ATGAAGTTACTTCCTAATATTATCCTCAACTTTCATGCAATTAAAGATCCACATTGGTTCGAAGATATCCTTAAAATCATCAAACGTTTTTATAATCCTATAAGTTATGAAGATATAGAAAATTACTACTTGCAAGGTAAAAAAATAAACCATGCTTGTCATATTACCTTTGACGATGGACATATTAGTTTTTATAAAACAGTATTTCCATTACTGAAAAAGTATAACATATCTGCATCTATATTTGTATCACCCAAAGTAATTTCGGAGAGAATCAATTTTTGGTTTCAAGAAATAAGTGATTATGATTTTGACATCTTAAATAGTATTATTAATAATCGTTTCGAGTTTAAGAGTTTTGAAGCCATTCCAGTAAAAACCAAATTAAAACGCTTGAAGATAAATGAAATTTGGAATGTAATTTATGAGTATCAGAAGCAAACCAGTACTCAGTCAAAGTCATGTGTGAATATGAATTTAAACCAAATCAAAGAAGTGTATCAATCAGGGTTAGTACATATTGGAGCTCATACCATGAATCATCCTATATTAAAAAATGAGAGTGTAGATACTGTTGAATATGAAATTAGCACATCAATAACAGGACTAAGCTATCTACTTGATGCACCTATTCATTCCTTTGCATACCCAAATGGCAAACCTGGATTTGATTTTGGTGGACGTGAGATAGACATTTTAAAGAAAAATGGTATTAAATTAGCCTTTTCAACTATTGAAAGAACCTTTAAAAATGATGACGATTTATACCGTATTCCAAGAAGTGGTTTTGAAGGAGGGAGTATACCTTATATTTATTTGAAACTTTTATCTGGAGGAAACTTGGATATTTTAAAAAAAATGTTGAATAAAAAAAATGATATCTTGTATAGATAG
- a CDS encoding glycosyltransferase family 4 protein, with amino-acid sequence MFKHKILITSPSLNTEKNIGGISNLTRLLIDNNKEVDYTHFVVGKEDTQERNHKWFISQFRKWVDFHKTLRKEKIEVVHINIPLGKFSIIINYTLIIIATLNRKKIVVHLRGGKLSLNNNIKFFQKFIIKHSLKLADTVILLGEKERNFTASYYKISQAKLQVLPNAVVVPKEELINNKISTRSGEEDIINILFIGRIDQNKGLNEIVEAFEDIKKKYFSFRFILAGTGPDKKWFIERCKKTLGEKFQYMGVVDYLEKQKLFMETDIFILPSYFEGLPNGLLEAMAYGAVPICTPVGAIPEVVFNTNNGLLIEKNNYKQLAHSINTLLGNSKLRYNLGKEAYKTVKDNFSLVTYIKKLNNVYNELI; translated from the coding sequence ATGTTTAAACATAAAATTCTTATCACATCTCCATCTCTCAATACAGAGAAAAATATTGGTGGGATTTCTAATCTGACTAGGTTGCTTATAGATAATAACAAAGAGGTAGACTATACACACTTCGTTGTAGGAAAAGAGGACACTCAAGAAAGGAATCATAAGTGGTTTATATCGCAGTTCAGGAAGTGGGTTGACTTTCACAAAACACTGCGAAAAGAAAAAATAGAAGTTGTTCATATCAATATACCATTGGGTAAGTTTTCGATAATTATTAACTACACATTGATTATTATAGCTACCCTGAATCGTAAAAAAATTGTTGTTCATCTTAGGGGTGGTAAGTTGAGTTTAAATAATAATATTAAGTTTTTTCAGAAGTTTATAATCAAGCATAGTCTCAAATTAGCGGATACAGTAATACTTTTAGGCGAGAAAGAGCGAAACTTTACAGCAAGCTATTATAAAATTTCACAAGCAAAATTGCAGGTGCTACCAAATGCAGTTGTTGTGCCAAAAGAAGAATTAATAAATAACAAAATATCCACTCGTTCGGGAGAAGAGGATATTATTAATATTCTATTTATTGGTAGGATTGACCAGAATAAAGGACTGAATGAGATTGTTGAAGCTTTTGAAGATATCAAAAAAAAATATTTTTCATTTCGGTTTATCTTAGCTGGTACAGGTCCAGATAAGAAATGGTTCATAGAAAGGTGTAAAAAAACATTAGGCGAAAAATTTCAGTATATGGGAGTAGTGGATTATTTAGAAAAACAAAAACTATTTATGGAAACAGATATTTTCATCTTACCTTCTTATTTTGAGGGGCTCCCAAATGGATTACTCGAAGCTATGGCATATGGTGCTGTACCAATATGTACCCCTGTAGGGGCGATTCCAGAAGTGGTGTTTAATACAAATAATGGTTTATTGATTGAAAAGAATAATTATAAACAACTGGCTCACTCGATAAATACACTGCTAGGGAACAGTAAATTACGATACAATCTGGGTAAAGAGGCATACAAAACAGTGAAAGATAATTTTTCATTAGTAACCTATATAAAGAAATTGAATAATGTTTATAACGAATTGATATAG
- a CDS encoding WecB/TagA/CpsF family glycosyltransferase — MSKFYIDKIGIDITNLQDALEKIIYFIDNKKFGYICVTNSRTVHLANHDDDYLKIQNKALLTVPDGVPLVWIARNLGYKSVDRVSGPDLFPAVLELSKSKKYSHYFYGSTPNTIAKIEEKMKRNYPSLEVKGAVSPPFQPIADFDIDALAVEINRLKPTFFWCGLGAPKQEQLMALLQPKLESTICVGVGLVFEYFAGTVSRAPVIIQKLGLEWLHRLLQQPVKMIRFIKPFMWISVNLFQSFFNKNNPIY, encoded by the coding sequence ATGAGTAAATTTTATATAGATAAAATAGGTATTGATATCACCAACCTACAGGATGCACTCGAAAAGATCATATATTTTATAGATAATAAGAAGTTTGGATATATATGTGTAACAAATAGTAGGACTGTACATTTGGCGAATCATGATGACGACTATTTAAAAATACAGAATAAGGCATTATTGACAGTTCCTGATGGAGTTCCTTTGGTTTGGATTGCAAGAAATTTAGGTTACAAAAGTGTGGATAGAGTTTCGGGACCTGATTTGTTTCCAGCAGTTCTTGAGTTATCTAAATCAAAAAAATATTCACATTATTTCTATGGAAGTACCCCCAATACTATAGCTAAGATTGAAGAAAAAATGAAAAGGAACTATCCTTCGCTAGAGGTCAAGGGAGCAGTATCACCACCATTTCAACCTATAGCTGATTTTGATATTGACGCATTAGCTGTAGAAATTAATCGATTAAAGCCTACATTTTTTTGGTGTGGATTGGGAGCTCCAAAGCAAGAGCAATTAATGGCATTACTACAACCAAAACTTGAGTCTACAATTTGTGTTGGTGTTGGTTTAGTTTTTGAATATTTTGCTGGTACTGTTAGCAGAGCTCCAGTCATAATCCAAAAATTGGGTTTAGAGTGGTTACATAGATTATTACAACAACCAGTAAAAATGATTCGATTTATAAAACCATTCATGTGGATAAGTGTCAATCTCTTCCAATCATTTTTCAATAAAAACAATCCAATATATTAA
- a CDS encoding acyltransferase, with the protein MNIKEQSWREGKTKEMINEVLSGFFSLSFLKAIMASIAYYIHEHVIWRKKIKYQGDYRIHSRASIRNAQNIYLGNNVRITMDCCIWAEQNSKIIFGDNVLVGPGAKMFCGNHGAKLNGVPMVYQERTEKDITIGNDVWIGANSVITSGVNIGDGAIVAAGSVVTKDVPSNCIVGGIPAKVIKKRN; encoded by the coding sequence ATGAATATAAAAGAACAATCATGGCGTGAAGGTAAAACTAAGGAAATGATAAATGAGGTTTTATCTGGTTTTTTTTCATTATCTTTTTTAAAAGCTATTATGGCAAGTATTGCATACTACATTCATGAACATGTAATATGGAGAAAGAAAATAAAATATCAGGGTGACTACAGAATACACTCTCGTGCCTCTATCAGAAATGCTCAAAACATATATTTAGGTAACAACGTGCGTATCACAATGGATTGTTGTATCTGGGCAGAGCAAAACTCTAAAATTATTTTCGGAGATAATGTCTTGGTTGGACCAGGAGCTAAAATGTTTTGCGGCAACCATGGCGCAAAGTTAAATGGTGTGCCCATGGTATATCAGGAACGAACCGAAAAAGATATTACAATAGGTAATGATGTGTGGATAGGTGCAAATAGTGTAATAACATCGGGAGTAAACATAGGAGATGGTGCTATTGTCGCAGCCGGTTCTGTGGTTACAAAAGATGTTCCTTCGAATTGTATAGTGGGAGGCATTCCGGCTAAGGTGATAAAAAAAAGAAATTAA
- a CDS encoding IS5 family transposase, translating to MIRYKSSRQLSISEFKMPFEAKLDENNRWVILSKIVPWEEFARLYYKNFKSNRGAPTKDARLVLGVIIIKHIMKSDDRGVIEMIQENPYMQYFLGLEAFTYEQVMTPSLLVSIRKRIDLDVFESLTDDLIRKGLKLKAGANQEVVDKDAKDEEDDNDDDPDPHPGNKGKLQMDATVCDADIKYPTDLDLLNESRQKAEELIDELCLKLGIKDKPRTYRRVARKDFLNVSKMKRKPANVLRKAIRKQINYLKRDVRTINGILDTIKDKPIPLDRRQLKYFFVIQHLLEQQETMYKKKSHQVEDRIVNIHQPHVRPIVRGKAKAKTEFGAKINISLLDGYARVDHFDWDAFNEGQDLQSQVERFRKLTGKYPELVQVDKIYLTRENRRFLKEKGIRFTGEPLGRKPAKEIKSRYQKRKERRETAERNQVEGKFGQGKRGYGLNDIRARLSSTSRSWIGAIIFVMNLIRHMRDIPLPYFVSLLQKLMIVRNINIYPLGPQMKLCA from the coding sequence ATGATACGATACAAGAGCTCCAGGCAGCTTTCAATTTCAGAGTTCAAGATGCCCTTTGAGGCAAAACTGGATGAGAATAACCGGTGGGTTATTCTTTCAAAAATAGTTCCCTGGGAAGAGTTCGCCCGGCTTTATTACAAGAACTTCAAAAGCAACCGGGGTGCCCCCACCAAAGATGCCAGGCTTGTGCTGGGAGTAATCATCATCAAGCACATCATGAAGAGTGACGACCGTGGAGTAATAGAGATGATACAGGAGAACCCCTACATGCAGTATTTTCTTGGTCTCGAAGCTTTCACCTATGAACAGGTGATGACACCGTCACTGCTGGTCTCCATCAGAAAGCGAATCGACCTTGATGTCTTTGAATCATTGACGGACGACTTGATAAGAAAAGGGTTGAAGCTAAAAGCCGGGGCAAATCAAGAAGTGGTTGACAAGGATGCGAAGGATGAAGAAGATGATAATGATGACGATCCCGATCCGCATCCCGGGAACAAGGGGAAGCTCCAAATGGATGCAACGGTCTGTGATGCGGATATCAAGTATCCCACCGATCTGGATCTGCTGAACGAGAGCCGCCAGAAGGCAGAAGAGCTGATCGATGAGTTGTGTTTGAAACTGGGTATTAAAGATAAACCCCGTACATACAGAAGGGTTGCACGCAAGGATTTTTTGAATGTGTCGAAAATGAAGAGAAAACCAGCCAACGTGTTACGAAAAGCGATACGCAAGCAGATCAACTACCTGAAACGGGATGTGCGGACTATCAACGGGATACTGGACACCATAAAGGATAAACCGATTCCCCTCGACCGGCGGCAACTAAAGTATTTTTTTGTCATCCAGCATCTGCTGGAACAACAGGAGACGATGTATAAGAAGAAGAGCCATCAAGTAGAAGATCGCATAGTGAACATTCATCAGCCACATGTTCGCCCCATCGTCCGTGGTAAAGCCAAGGCCAAGACGGAGTTTGGCGCCAAGATCAACATCAGCCTGCTGGATGGATATGCCAGGGTGGATCATTTTGACTGGGATGCCTTCAACGAGGGGCAGGATCTTCAGTCACAGGTTGAACGCTTCAGGAAGTTGACTGGGAAATATCCGGAGCTGGTTCAGGTGGATAAGATATATCTTACCCGGGAGAACAGGCGGTTTTTGAAAGAGAAAGGAATCCGCTTCACCGGGGAGCCACTGGGACGAAAGCCGGCAAAAGAGATCAAGAGCAGATACCAAAAACGTAAAGAGCGACGAGAGACGGCGGAACGCAACCAGGTTGAAGGGAAGTTTGGACAGGGCAAGCGTGGATATGGTTTAAATGATATCCGGGCCAGACTCTCCTCGACGTCAAGGAGTTGGATAGGGGCTATCATTTTTGTGATGAATCTGATCCGGCATATGAGGGATATTCCCTTACCTTATTTTGTCTCGTTACTACAGAAGTTAATGATAGTGAGAAATATAAACATTTATCCACTCGGGCCACAAATGAAATTGTGTGCCTGA
- a CDS encoding sugar-transfer associated ATP-grasp domain-containing protein produces MGINKQTLNKNYFIFGFDRKSKNDFKEYVPWLTFTHARNKNNQLPKKPVYDFNNDVCLVRDKFVFEAYCRSIGINTPLNIGLVNKGKFYSISEKSYKTIESITELNISAFCKKNISYGGGMNRNIFKLMINDGSIYINNELSDLKNLIAIFGNDHWIIQHSIKNQTEAYARFHPHSINTTRIVTVQHKGEVKVLCAFFRMGVNGRHTDNWSSGGILCGIDINDGKLEKWGLFKPGYGTKSLYHPNSEIVFEGYKLPDWEEMVQYVKKAHSLFYGIHSIGWDVVVTDDGITLIEGNDNWDTIDAQFYKGAKKSFDKYFK; encoded by the coding sequence TTGGGAATTAATAAGCAGACCCTAAATAAGAACTATTTTATTTTTGGATTTGATAGAAAATCCAAAAATGACTTTAAAGAATATGTCCCTTGGTTGACCTTCACTCATGCACGTAACAAAAACAATCAGTTGCCAAAGAAACCTGTCTATGATTTTAATAATGATGTGTGCTTAGTAAGAGATAAATTTGTTTTTGAAGCCTACTGTAGAAGTATTGGTATTAACACCCCACTGAATATAGGGTTAGTAAACAAAGGGAAATTCTATTCTATATCTGAGAAATCCTATAAAACCATTGAATCTATAACAGAATTAAATATAAGTGCTTTTTGCAAAAAAAACATAAGTTATGGAGGAGGAATGAATAGAAACATATTTAAGCTGATGATTAACGATGGCAGCATTTACATAAACAATGAGTTATCTGATTTGAAAAACTTAATTGCTATTTTTGGTAACGATCACTGGATAATTCAGCATAGTATTAAAAATCAAACTGAAGCATATGCCCGGTTTCATCCTCATTCTATAAATACTACAAGAATTGTAACAGTTCAACATAAAGGAGAAGTTAAAGTATTATGTGCTTTTTTCAGAATGGGAGTGAATGGTAGACATACAGACAACTGGTCTTCTGGTGGCATCTTGTGTGGAATCGATATCAATGATGGAAAATTAGAGAAATGGGGGCTTTTTAAACCAGGATATGGGACTAAAAGTTTATATCACCCAAATAGTGAAATAGTATTCGAAGGATACAAATTACCTGATTGGGAGGAGATGGTTCAATATGTAAAAAAAGCTCACTCTCTATTTTATGGAATACACTCAATAGGTTGGGACGTGGTTGTGACCGATGATGGTATAACATTAATAGAAGGTAATGATAATTGGGACACTATAGACGCACAGTTCTATAAAGGAGCAAAAAAGAGTTTTGATAAATATTTCAAATAA
- a CDS encoding polysaccharide deacetylase family protein has product MNILTFDIEDWYNVDFITQDFNWDKYEVRIHEGVDRILERLEKDNIKATFFCLGWLAEKHPDVIRRINYMGHHIGCHSYQHQLAFRFTQEEFKMDTEKAKKRIEDVIGKEINAFRAPGFSITKNNLWALDILVELGFKYDCSIFPANHDYGGYPDYGDTGPTIIKTQNGEIKEFPINFHKLSGKNIVFSGGGFFRLFPYWLIKKWSKKSSYLMTYFHPRDFDANQPIFESQKGIRRFKSYVGLKNSFSKFDKYLTDFDFVNIEMADTKVDWKSVRIIEI; this is encoded by the coding sequence GTGAATATTCTAACATTCGACATTGAAGACTGGTATAATGTTGATTTCATTACACAGGATTTCAACTGGGACAAGTATGAGGTAAGGATTCACGAGGGGGTAGATAGAATTCTTGAACGACTGGAGAAGGACAATATTAAAGCGACTTTTTTCTGCTTGGGTTGGCTGGCTGAGAAGCATCCCGATGTAATCAGGCGTATAAATTATATGGGGCATCACATCGGCTGTCACTCGTACCAGCATCAACTGGCTTTCAGATTTACCCAAGAAGAATTCAAGATGGATACGGAAAAAGCCAAGAAACGAATAGAGGATGTGATTGGAAAGGAGATTAACGCTTTTCGCGCACCCGGTTTTTCAATCACCAAAAATAATCTATGGGCTCTTGATATATTAGTTGAGTTAGGGTTTAAATACGATTGTTCGATTTTTCCGGCTAATCACGATTATGGTGGTTATCCTGACTATGGAGATACTGGTCCAACGATCATTAAAACGCAAAATGGTGAAATAAAAGAATTTCCTATTAATTTTCATAAACTGTCTGGTAAGAATATTGTATTTTCTGGTGGTGGTTTCTTTAGATTATTTCCTTACTGGCTCATAAAAAAATGGAGTAAGAAATCATCATATCTTATGACTTATTTCCACCCAAGAGATTTTGATGCGAATCAGCCCATTTTTGAGAGTCAGAAAGGTATAAGGAGATTCAAATCATATGTGGGCCTTAAAAATTCATTTTCTAAATTCGACAAATATCTTACTGATTTTGATTTTGTGAATATTGAGATGGCTGATACTAAAGTGGACTGGAAAAGTGTAAGAATAATTGAAATATAA
- the gmd gene encoding GDP-mannose 4,6-dehydratase, with amino-acid sequence MTKKALISGITGQDGSYLAEFLIEKGYEVHGLLRRSSSFNTGRIEHLYLDEWVRDMQQKRLVNLHYADMTDSSSLIRVIQNIQPDEIYNLAAQSHVKVSFDVPEYTAETDAVGTLRLLEAVRILGLEKSTRIYQASTSELFGLVQEVPQKETTPFYPRSPYGVAKLYGFWITKNYRESYGMYAVNGILFNHESERRGETFVTRKISIAAARIAQGMQDKLYLGNLDAMRDWGYAKDYVECMWMILQHPEPEDFVIATGEMHSVREFCTLAFAEAGITLRWEGEGVNEKGIDVATGKVLVEVDKKYFRPAEVEQLLGDPTKARTLLGWNPTKTSFPDLVQKMVAHDMRFVRKLKLKAEIDEDLQ; translated from the coding sequence ATGACAAAAAAAGCATTGATCTCAGGTATCACCGGACAGGATGGCTCTTACTTAGCGGAGTTTTTAATTGAGAAGGGTTACGAGGTGCATGGACTGCTTAGGCGGTCTTCTTCGTTTAATACGGGGCGTATTGAGCATCTTTATCTTGATGAGTGGGTGCGTGATATGCAGCAGAAGAGGTTGGTGAACTTGCATTATGCTGATATGACGGATTCCAGTTCGCTGATAAGGGTGATTCAGAATATTCAACCGGACGAGATTTACAACCTGGCTGCTCAGAGTCATGTGAAGGTGAGCTTTGATGTGCCTGAATATACGGCCGAGACAGATGCGGTGGGGACATTGCGTCTGTTGGAGGCGGTGCGTATCCTGGGTCTTGAGAAGAGTACCCGCATCTACCAGGCTTCTACTTCAGAACTGTTCGGACTGGTGCAGGAGGTGCCGCAGAAGGAGACCACTCCTTTTTACCCGCGCAGTCCTTATGGTGTGGCCAAATTATACGGGTTCTGGATCACGAAGAACTACCGAGAATCGTACGGCATGTATGCTGTGAATGGTATCTTGTTCAATCACGAGAGCGAGCGACGGGGGGAGACTTTCGTTACCCGTAAAATCTCCATCGCGGCTGCAAGAATTGCACAGGGGATGCAGGACAAGCTTTACCTGGGTAACCTGGATGCCATGCGTGACTGGGGTTATGCGAAGGATTACGTGGAGTGCATGTGGATGATCCTGCAGCACCCGGAACCGGAGGACTTTGTGATTGCGACCGGTGAGATGCATTCCGTCAGGGAGTTTTGTACCCTGGCCTTCGCTGAAGCGGGCATCACCCTGCGATGGGAAGGTGAAGGGGTGAATGAAAAAGGAATTGACGTAGCCACCGGCAAAGTGCTGGTAGAGGTGGACAAGAAGTACTTCCGTCCGGCCGAGGTGGAACAGCTGCTGGGTGATCCTACCAAGGCAAGAACGTTGTTGGGGTGGAACCCTACAAAGACATCCTTCCCCGATCTGGTACAGAAGATGGTGGCACACGACATGCGTTTCGTGCGTAAGTTGAAATTGAAAGCGGAGATTGACGAGGATTTACAATAA